AAAAATCGACAGGGCTTTGACCATGAGTCCAGAATCCAGGAACTCATCAGGAGAGGCTTCCAGGGTGGCCTTGAATTCTGCTTCGGTCAGTTGTGCTTTCAGGTGCCCGCTTCTTTGCATCAGCAGTTGCATCACCAGAAGGCCTGCAATGAAGGCCACCGAAGCATAAGGGGCGACTTGCACCAGAAAGTCCATGAAGCTCTTTTCAGCAATAGAACCAATGATGATGTTGGGTGGGTCCCCGATCAATGTGGTGGTCCCTCCAGTGTTGGAGGCCATCACCAGCGCAATCACATAGGGAATCGGATTGAGCTTCAACTGACGGGTCACCTTGAGCATCACCGGAACCATGAAGAGCACCGTGGTCACGTTGTCCAGAAATGCTGAAAAAAGTGCTGTCAGCAAGGAAAAAACCCACAGGATTCTTGTGGGATTGCCTCTGGTCATCAGCACGGCTTTGCGGGCCACCACATAGAAGAATCCGGAGTGGCTCAGGATGGTGACAATGTTCATCATGCCGAAGAGCAGAAAGATGGTGTTGAAGTCAATGCTCCCCCACGCCTGCTCTGGCGTGAGGATGCCCAGGGTCATGATGACCGATGCACCAAGCAGAGCAGCAATGGTGCGGTGAATGTACTTTTCCAGCACAATCATGATGTAGGTGCCCACAAAAATCGCCAGGGACCAGGACATCATGCTGGCCTGGGTGAGTGGTATTCCCAGAAGTGGGAGCAAACCTGAGGTTTCGTGTTCCATGGCGGGGTTGCCCTCCTCATGACCATCAACAAAGAAGACTGTTTTGCACAGTCTCCCCCAGGCCAGCATATGGAAACTGGAATCCTGCCATGATGGCACAATTTGCCTCAGGTTACGCCACGTTCTTCTCAAAATACAAGAACACCCGTCAGGGATCTTGGGATACCATCAACCCTTACGGGAATTCAAAACATCCTGCACTAAGCTCGGAGGTGATCATGGAAGAGACCATCAAACACTGGACTTTTCAACTTTCGTTCATCATTGAAGCCATTGCAGGCGTGATCATCGCCTACGCCACATTGCAGGCCACATGGAGGGTGATCCTGACCATGCTGAGGCCATCAAGTGCCTCCGTGCGCTCAAGAGAGGAAGTGAGGCTTCATCTGGCACGCTGGCTGGCAGTTGCACTGGAGTTCGAACTGGCTGCAGACATCCTAAGGACTGCAGTGGCCCCAACCTGGGATGAGATTGGCAAACTTGCAGCCATTGCTGCCCTCAGAACCCTGCTGAACCACTTTCTGGACCGGGAGATTCGCAAAGAGATTCAGGAGGAAGCCAAAAAGACCCGGGAGGTTGAAAAAGAAAGGTAAATGCAGCAGGGCCTCTGGCGTTGAAAACCAGAGGCCCTGCAACACATCTGTTATTGCTGAACAGGCTCTGACTTCTCGCCTGAGGTGTCCTGGGTGTGGGTGGAGTGGTCTGCCCAGGGATCAAGCACGCACTTGATGCAGTTCTCGTGCTTGTGCTTGAACAACTTGTAGGCCTGAGGCGCTTCATCGAGCGGCATTCGGTGGGTGATGATCACGGAGGGGTCAATGTCACCATTTTCGATGTGCTTCAGCAGGCGGTCCAGATAGCGGTGCACGTGGGTCTGCCCGGTGTGCATGGTCAGGGCCTTGTTCATCAGGGAGCCCAGAGGAATCTTGTCTCCCAGTCCTCCGTACACCCCGGCCACGCTGACCGTTCCCCCTTTTCGGCAGGCCATGATGGCTGCACGCAGGGCGTGGGGACGCTCGGTTTCCAGCACACGGGTGGTCTGCTTGACGGCGTCTGCAACCCCCATCAGGCCTGTGCCGTGGGCTTCCATTCCAACAGCATCGACCACACTGTCCGGTCCACGTCCACCGGTCAGCATCTTCAGTTTCTCGAAGACATCTTCTTTTTCGTAGTTCAGGGTGATGGCTCCGGCCTGACGGGCCATGTCCAGACGCTCCGGGAAGCGGTCAATGGCAATCACCTGTTCTGCACCCAGCAGGAAAGCACTGCGAATGGTGAATTGTCCCACCGGACCTGCACCAAAGACGGCAACCGTGTCACCAGGGGTGATGTTGCAGTTCTCAGCGGCCATGTAACCTGTGGGCAGAATGTCGGTCAGGAACAGCACCTGATCGTCTGTCAGGTGGTCTGGAACTTTGAACAGGTTGGAATCTGCAAAGACGGTGCGGGCATACTGCGCCTGACCGCCCGCGTATCCACCAGTGATGTGAGAGTAACCGTAGATGCCTGCTGGAGAATATCCCCACATGGTTTCTGCCAGTTTGAAGTTCGGGTTGGAGTTGTCGCACAAAGAAGTCAGGCCCTGTTGGCAGTACCAGCAGTGACCACAGCTGATTGGGAAAGGTACCACAACCCGGTCCCCAACCTTGATGTTTTTGACCTCACTGCCCACCTCGACCACTTCACCCATGAATTCGTGTCCGAGGATGTCCCCATGCACCATGCTGGGCACGTATCCGTCCAGCAGGTGGAGGTCCGAGCCGCAGATGGCTGTGGAGGTCACTTTGATGATGGCGTCGGTGGGTTGCAGAATCTCGGGATCAGGAACGGTCTCAATGCCCACGCGGTTGACGCCCTGCCAGACCAGTGCTTTCATGAAGTCCTCCTGCTGTCAAACATTTTTGCAATGCTTTCGGTGAGCATGCTCTTGCGGCCACTGGGTTGCCCCTCGGTGGTGGGTTCAATGCCCACCTCCAGCAGACGCTTAAGTCTCCTGAGGTCATGCTCGACTTGCTGTGCAGGTTCCTCACCAAACAGGCGGGCCACACCTGCACCCAGGGTTCCTGCGGGTGGATGGTAGATCAGGCTGACCCGCACTTCTGTTCCGCGCCCCTGGGGTGCAGCTTTGAATTCCACGTATCCCTCGTTGGGAACGATGGAACCCTCAACCGAGCGCCAGGCGATGCGTTCACTGGGCACATCTTCTACGATCTCAGCATCCCATGAAACGTGGGTTCCAGCGGGTGCTTTGGCGACCCAGTGGGATTTTGTCTCATCGAGTTCCTTGACCTCTTCGAGGTGACTCATGAAACGAGGCAGGTTCTCCAGCTTGCGCCAGAAAGCATACAGTTGCTCAACAGGTACCCCGATGGTGACGGCCTTGTCCACCTTGATGTCATTGCTCTCGGTGCGACGAATTTTGGCAATGCTGTTGTATGGGCTCTTGCCCATGGCCGCACTGGAAACCATCAGGGCTCCGGCACTGCCCATCAGGGCACGAAGCCGACCGGATCGCTTCAGGCTGAGCAGGATCAGTCCTGCCCCAAGGCTGCCGATCACAATCCGTTCAGCCGGGCTTGCGTTTTTGCTGCTGATCCGCTGGGTGTTGGGTTTGATGACTGTCATAAGACCTCCTCTATTTAAGTTCTTTATTCCTGAGCCAGTCCGCGTGCACACAGCACATCAAGCACGGTGATGGCAGCGACCAGACCGAAGGCGGCAGCAATGCGGCCTCTGGCAGCGTCTTTGCGGCGGGCAGCGAGTCCCAGGCTGGTCAGGTCCAGCACATCACCGGCCACCCTGGACCACTGCCAGACGGTGGGTTTAGGCTGGGTGAGCAGGCCTGCACCTGCAGCAAGCTCCCGGATGCCATAAGCACGGGTGACTCTGGTGCGGTCATCAAGCCCCAGAAAACCATTCAATTTGCCGGGAAAAAAGGTTTCAAAAACGCCAAGACCAATGCTGAACCACCCGAGTGCCCGGGCCACTTTCTGTGCTTTCATGTTGTCCTCCTGTAAATTGAGAGGCTTGCATCAGGATGCAGCGGAAATCCTGTGTCCATCTTCTGCTGGCACAGGGGATTGAACCTCAGAGTAACAGCAGGGTCACTTTGCAGATTGTATGAAAAGCAGAACCTTCTTCATGCTTCGATCAGGTGTTGATGAAAATGAGAAGGCTGTGTCAGTGCTGAAATTCAGAGCTTCATTCTTGCTCCAGCACTGACATGGCTGGATGTCCTGGCCTCAACTCAAATTGATGACAGGAATGGGTGGCGAGAAGTGAAGGCATATTCTCTCTTACTTCCCAGGTGTATGGGTATTTTGGAGCGTCAAGCAAAGTCTGGCGATCTTCTGCGGTCTTTTCAAAACAAAAATAACCCTCAGCACTGACCAGGAACTTTCCGCCCCACTTGCAGGTTGCACAGCATTTGAAATAAAAATCCTGATTGTATTTCTCGATTTTTCCGCCTTCTACTTGATGGTCCTCATAAAGCATTTCCTCATTCCGATAAAGAACATATTTGAAATGGGAAATTCCTTGTAGAGTCCACACTTTGAATCTCAACGCGATCTCTCCAACAGAAGTCTGCACCGGAATCAGGTATTCGAATTGATAGCCCTCAAGATGATGCCATCCAATTGAGATGTGGTCCAGACTTGTTGAGATCTCGGTTCCAAAAAGGGAGTATCGTATGGAATCCTGAGCAATCAAGATCGGGAATTCGATCATCAGATCTCCTTTGATGCACCGACCCAGGCTCTCCCTCATGTCTCTGATTGTAAGGGCAACTGGATCAGTGTGTCTTCAACCTTTCCCCCAGCAACCTGAGCCCCATGAACACCACGAAGACCGTTCCACCTTCGTGGGCAACGACGCCAAGAGGCAGAGGCACCTTGCCAAAGATGCTGAGAATGCCCACCACCACGATGATCGCAAAGGCAAACGTCAGGTTGAAGATCACAGTCTGGTTGGCTTTGCGGGCCAGACGCACGGCACTGGAGAGTCGGGTGAGGTCTCCATTCATCAGCACCACGTCCGCACTTTCCATGGCGATGTCTGTTCCACTTGCCAGTGAAATGCCAATGCTGGCGGCGTTCAGGGCTGGAGCATCATTGACCCCGTCTCCCACATGGGCATTTGGGGCAGGAAGCGACTTGATCACATCGAGTTTGTGTTCAGGAAGCAGTTCTGCACGGTAATCGGTCAGGCCCACCTGACGGGCAATCTCCTGAGCAACCCCTTTGCGGTCGCCGGTGAGCATGACGGTGTTCACACCCAGTTTGGTCAGTTCGTGCACCATGGCTCTGGCATCATCTCTGAGGGTGTCAGCAATGCCCAGAATCACCTGCACTTGCTGGTCTGTACCGTAAATGATGGTGCTCTTGCCCTGATTTTCCCAGCCTGTCAATCTGGCTTCCTGATCTGGTGAGAGGGTGACTCCCATGCGCTCTGCCATTTTGCGGGTTCCGGCCCAGAAGGTCTTGTTGCCCTGTTTCCCCTGGATGCCATACCCGGGAACCGCTTCAATGTTCTCCAGTTTCAGAGCAGAAGAAATCTTCATTTCCTGAACATGATGGACCACTGCAACAGCAACAGGGTGTTCACTGTGGGTTTCCAGAGCGTAGATGCCCTTCCAGTTGTCTTCTTCGTTTCCAGAGAGGTGCTGGGCGTCGGTCAGCCGCATTTTGCCATGGGTGAGGGTTCCGGTTTTGTCCAGGGCAATGGTTTTGACGCGGCCCAGCACTTCCAGAGCAGCACTGGATTTAAAGAGGACGCCTGCTCTGGCACTGGCGGCCATTGCACTGAGCATCACGGCAGGTGTGCTGATCACCACCGCACATGGACTTGCCACCACCATGAAGGTCATGGCCCGATACCAGGCATCGCCCACAGAGAGGCCAAACATGTAATGAAGCACCG
Above is a genomic segment from Deinococcus cellulosilyticus NBRC 106333 = KACC 11606 containing:
- a CDS encoding SRPBCC family protein, which codes for MTVIKPNTQRISSKNASPAERIVIGSLGAGLILLSLKRSGRLRALMGSAGALMVSSAAMGKSPYNSIAKIRRTESNDIKVDKAVTIGVPVEQLYAFWRKLENLPRFMSHLEEVKELDETKSHWVAKAPAGTHVSWDAEIVEDVPSERIAWRSVEGSIVPNEGYVEFKAAPQGRGTEVRVSLIYHPPAGTLGAGVARLFGEEPAQQVEHDLRRLKRLLEVGIEPTTEGQPSGRKSMLTESIAKMFDSRRTS
- a CDS encoding zinc-dependent alcohol dehydrogenase: MKALVWQGVNRVGIETVPDPEILQPTDAIIKVTSTAICGSDLHLLDGYVPSMVHGDILGHEFMGEVVEVGSEVKNIKVGDRVVVPFPISCGHCWYCQQGLTSLCDNSNPNFKLAETMWGYSPAGIYGYSHITGGYAGGQAQYARTVFADSNLFKVPDHLTDDQVLFLTDILPTGYMAAENCNITPGDTVAVFGAGPVGQFTIRSAFLLGAEQVIAIDRFPERLDMARQAGAITLNYEKEDVFEKLKMLTGGRGPDSVVDAVGMEAHGTGLMGVADAVKQTTRVLETERPHALRAAIMACRKGGTVSVAGVYGGLGDKIPLGSLMNKALTMHTGQTHVHRYLDRLLKHIENGDIDPSVIITHRMPLDEAPQAYKLFKHKHENCIKCVLDPWADHSTHTQDTSGEKSEPVQQ
- a CDS encoding SLC13 family permease → MEHETSGLLPLLGIPLTQASMMSWSLAIFVGTYIMIVLEKYIHRTIAALLGASVIMTLGILTPEQAWGSIDFNTIFLLFGMMNIVTILSHSGFFYVVARKAVLMTRGNPTRILWVFSLLTALFSAFLDNVTTVLFMVPVMLKVTRQLKLNPIPYVIALVMASNTGGTTTLIGDPPNIIIGSIAEKSFMDFLVQVAPYASVAFIAGLLVMQLLMQRSGHLKAQLTEAEFKATLEASPDEFLDSGLMVKALSIFGVTIVLFVLARPLGLEPGVIALLTSTILALMTRLSAAWIMEKVEWTTLIFFMGLFIVIGGLEHSGVFSIVASALQQWIGQDISSGILLLGFSSALISGFVDNIPFTISMAKVLQEMEGALGPSMDPLWWALSLGACLGGNLTLIGASANIVSADLADREGYKITFIGFMKYGTPVAAVTVTLALLLFWFTHR
- a CDS encoding DUF1622 domain-containing protein, producing the protein MEETIKHWTFQLSFIIEAIAGVIIAYATLQATWRVILTMLRPSSASVRSREEVRLHLARWLAVALEFELAADILRTAVAPTWDEIGKLAAIAALRTLLNHFLDREIRKEIQEEAKKTREVEKER
- a CDS encoding heavy metal translocating P-type ATPase, with amino-acid sequence MQSTRTLPPVHNAKPTLDPGTRRGFILTGLTLFGLLVGWIFQDLKWLSVAGYTLAFLTGGIPAAKEALTELIHERKLDVDLLMVLAALGAASIGEARDGAILLFLFSLSNTLQDWAMGRTKRAIEALMDLNPDGATVRRGGAVSWMKLEDIQPGDVLIIKPGERIAADARLIAGQTSVDESPITGESLPIDKQHGSPLFSGTVNLNGSIEAEVIKPAGESTLAKLIELVEKAEHEKSPTETLAEKWESPYATVVLISVPVVFAVLHYMFGLSVGDAWYRAMTFMVVASPCAVVISTPAVMLSAMAASARAGVLFKSSAALEVLGRVKTIALDKTGTLTHGKMRLTDAQHLSGNEEDNWKGIYALETHSEHPVAVAVVHHVQEMKISSALKLENIEAVPGYGIQGKQGNKTFWAGTRKMAERMGVTLSPDQEARLTGWENQGKSTIIYGTDQQVQVILGIADTLRDDARAMVHELTKLGVNTVMLTGDRKGVAQEIARQVGLTDYRAELLPEHKLDVIKSLPAPNAHVGDGVNDAPALNAASIGISLASGTDIAMESADVVLMNGDLTRLSSAVRLARKANQTVIFNLTFAFAIIVVVGILSIFGKVPLPLGVVAHEGGTVFVVFMGLRLLGERLKTH